The genomic DNA taattttgtgaattttaaaaaCTAATATTAAGTTGTTTTCTCGTTCTCATTTTTAAGGGTGTTCTCTCGTAACCTTACTCATAtatatatagaatcaatcatacATTGACTCATATTTAATAAGTATTCTTTTTATGATTCTCTTTTAAATatgaaaatattcaaaattaCAAAATATGGATAATCGTCAATATTGATTTTTCTTGTCAATCagtgattttttttaaaaattcgactgcactatatttttctacatctccTAACGATCAgtttgcataccatatgtgttatatttcagAAATTTTCATGGGGGACCCACTGCCACGTCACCACCTATTGACATGGGACTACCACGTGGCAGTGGGGCCCTCTACCACATCATCACGTCATGATGTGGCACTGCCATGTGGCAGTGTGGTCCACTGCCACATCATTAGATGGTGATGTGACGCTACCACGTGGCATTGTTTAAGTCAATCACTATATTTTATTACATAAATCACTAATTTGTATTATGGAAATCAATATTTAGTGTTACAAAATCACTAAATTATTAGtaattattttaagattttacTAAAGTATCACTGGCAACTTTGTTAGGTCCCAAACTATCAcagaaaggggggttgaatgtgaTTGTGGGGTTTTATCAATTTTCAATGCGGATTGttagtgttttgaatgttttggTTCGTATGGTTTAGTAAAGACAAGAACAAAACACAGTTCGGGGAATAtcaaatatatattaatatcaCTGAGGTTGCTACACTCTAGTCTTAAATGCAAAGACCAGCTACAATGAGACTAAATCAATAAATACAACAGATTTCAGTTGGTGTTCTTGAGTTATGGCGTTAATGGAGCTCTCGACTTCTGTTGCTAGTATTGATGAAGAATGTGAATTGAATACGCAATTCAAATCACTTATAGTATAGGCTTTTGCAGTGTAATTACGTGGCTTAATGTAAACCAAGTAACGTACTTAGAAAATTCACCGAATTAAATCCTTGGGGGCGCTTTATACTCATGTTTCCTTGTATGGGCGCCCAATAGAGCTTATAGGGCGCCTTGTCCATTGAATATCTTGTAGGGGCGCCATTTAGAAGCAATGGAGAGCATAAAACAAGTATGGGGCGCTTGGTACAAGGGGTTCCTTGTATGGGGCGCCTCAAACATGCTTTACTTAGTCAATACATCAACCAACAAGCTATGGGGCACCTACATCATGTGTTACCTTGTAGGGGCGCCTCATAAGCTTGTGTACATAGCTAATATTCATTCCAACTTGTATGGGGCGCTTCATACATCCATTCCCGAGTATGGGGCGCCTCAAGCACTTACTGGGACACACAAATCATTCTAAAGGGCGCCTAAATATGTATGCAAATGTTTGGGGCGCCTATTAGCACTTAGAATGATTTATAATTCAATTTCCATTCCATTTGACTTGATTTGACTTGAATCACATTCTTGACTTCTGTTGACTTGACTTTGACTTGGAAATATCTTCTGATCTTGACCTTGATTTATTTCCCTGTCAGTTACACATCACTTCAATCCATTGTATTCTTCTGATTCACAATGTTGATTCTTTTCTATTTTGCTGATGTttagtgcactggtctggttcacaaacgactaACGTATAATTGAATCCTCACTGGCTTGTATGATACAAGTAGATTTTTTCCAAAGATTATTTTGTGCTTCTGTCCATTGAAATCCTTTGATCTGTATTCTGTTTTTCTACATGTCTTCCCACTAAGGCATTCTGAACATTTATTCATCACAGACACTTGAACATTTTACTGAACTTCTTCTAGTGACTGTTCTGAAGATTCTCTGACAATCCATTTCTGTAAAAGTACAAAATGTATCATATCTTCTGAATCTTTTGGATTTCTGTGCTTCATATTTAGATTATTTACTGTTTGTTACTTGTGTTGAGTTACCGGATAGCATGATTACATTTGtgttacattatgctttacaatctcctCGTATTTGgttgttagagttcgacaagcaaatccgTAACGGATAACTCAACTGACGTGCAAGTAAGGAAATCTAAAGACAATAAATGAAATGAGTTCTGGATTATATATTACATTTCCAGATTCCTTACAATGAAATGAAGGTACAAAGATTTAcaatgttcctctagactgaacagATATTCAATAAAAGTCTTTGACTTGTTTTGAGAGAATCGATCAATTCTTTCTTAGTTCCTCCTTTTTAGCTTTGAGCCTTTCCTAAACAACGTTAAGTGCCTCTGCTTCTAAAGAGTTCACCGGTGGTGGATTTTCAAgcttcttaacaagttctttcAAGTAGGGAATGTTGTTGATAGTTTTAACTCCTTCAAAAGTCAAGGAAGTTTTCTTGGCAAAGACAAACACGGTGATTCGGTTAGGGTAACCTTGAACCCTAAGAGTCTCATTTTCTCTTTCTTTCTGATTTCTCTCCTTAAGAATTCATTCCAAATGCACCAATGCTTTCTTGTCAGTTTTGGAAGTAGATCTCCTCAACCTTGACAATATTGTGGCAATTGCTTCAGCTCCACTTTTATGAATTTCCTTGAAAAGTACCTTCGTAGGCCTGCCGTTGACCTTGGTGTAGTGGTATTCCATGTCACccattttatttttctttattgaCGGTGGCATGTCTTAAATATCCTCCGGTATCATCCCCTTTTCAGCATTCAATATCATGACAGATTTTAGATAGTAGCGCATTGTTCTCTTCAACTCACTCTTTGAGTAAGAAGCATGATTTAATCTGAAGGCATAGATCAACTCAGCTGCATCTAAATCTTCCCTTGATCTGTTCTTCTTGCATCTGAGTATCCCTTCTATGTATGTCAAATAGCCTGGATTGGCTTGCTTTAAACATTCATCCGTCAACGTGAGATTGTGTAGGAAACCAGGTTTATGATACTTGACAACTGGTGGATCCAGATATGCCTCAGCTCCAATGTCCTTCACTTGAGAGTCAATGAAATCTCTCATCAGTTCATTCACCTTGTTGCTTCCCTGAATGACCTTTCTTTGTAAAACATATAGCTCCACAATTCTCAGTTTCTGGAATGCCTTAGAAGATACGATCAACGAGCCCATCTGCATGATTGCTACGTACATCCTCCAACCAATTTTCATGGCACTGACAGACACACTTAATATTTCTTGATCTAGTGCTTCATAGAAGGAGTGAATATTTAGAATTTTCATTCTGCAGTCCCTAATGAAATCCAAGAACTTTCTGTTTTCATTATCTCATTGGAATGAGATTTCCTTCTTTACAAACAGTTCCCTGGCTAGATCCCATTCAGGTCCTACCTTCTTCTCCATATCTAATCATCTGAGCCTCCTTTCCTTAGCCCTTCTATCTCTGATAGCTTTTCTCTCAGTGAATTCCTTTGCAAACTGAATCCCCTTAACATCATTTGCAGTCAGCTCAGTCACCCCAGCTAACAAACAATCGTTGTCAATAGCAAACTCTTCTGCAAATTCCTCCTCGGGATCAACAGACATATCATCAGGAACTAAGGTGTTTCTCTCATTTCACTCACACTCTGGTTAGGTTGTTTGTGGTGTAGTGTATCACTCACTGGTTCTGGTACTGTTTCTCTCACACACACATCTATAGCCGCCGTTGTGGAGGTACCTGCAATAAAATCCTGAACCGACTCATCCCCTTTCAAGGAACTATTATCGGCCAGTTGTCGTTCCGGTACACATCTAGTGTAGGAACTCCCCTGTTCAAGGGCCGAGGTTAGGATTCTCGGTGGAGCCAGTGTATTGAATCCTGCAGTGAATGGCATTGAAGGATTCACACCTCTCTCAAAAGCCTGTGAAGGCAAAGATTTCTCACTCACTCCAACTGTCAAACCCACCGTAACTATGGTTGATTCGACCACTGAAGTTGTGGCAACCTCACAGTGCACTCCCTGACTTTGTGTCCTAGACATTGATATTAGGGCTTCCACTGAAGTGAGTTCCAGTGGTGTGCATGACTCATTACAGGTTTCTCCGGCGTATGAAGAGCCAAGTTCAATGGTCTCACCCTGTTGAGAAAGTGATCCCAGAAGCGGTTTTTCGCCTTGAAGCACATCAATAACCTGTCGAGAGATTACCGAAGGGTTAGCAGATACCTCAAAAGTTTGACTTCTAATCTCCAAGGGAGGTAGAGCTGTTGGGGTACATACAGATCCTTCCTTATTTGGTGCCTTAGAAACACGAACTCCCTCACCCTCATCTATTCTATCAGCCTTCCTCTTCAGGGGTAGCAGGGGTTTAAAAGAAAAGGATTGCGTACAAGATATGTTTGGTTCTACGACTGGGTTATAAATCTGTTGGTCGGTAGATCCACTGTCATTTCCTAGTACTACTGGGGGTACGAGTGTGTGCAACAAAGATTGAAAGCTTTGTATGATGTTTAAATCTTCTAAGTCTTCAAAGATAGAAGACAAGTCAAAGAAGTACCCTGAAGGGTCAAAAGTACTTACAGTGGCCCCTGGCATATAGACATCTTCAACAATTGTAGTTGCCTCAGTGGTGATCATTGGTGTACTTGCTCCTTGATCATCTTCCAAAATTGGACTTTCAATTCTTTCCTCCTCCTCAGCTTGAGAAGGATTTGTGTCAGCTATAGTTGAGGTTCAAGCTCCAGTGCCCCTAGTAGATGGTCCTTccattcctgaaattgctttaGGAAGAGAGAAAAAGAACAGTCTAATATAGTCCGTTAGAGGTGCATTCATAACATTGTTGGGGTAGTGTGTGTCATTAACTAATAACATGGAAGTTTTAGTTTTAAGATCTGGAGATGCTACCATTCTACTGTTATGATACACATGGAGTTGTTCTGGAGTCAGCTTGGAATTGAGAGTCAGCTACAGAAATCTTGGATATAGACAGTAATGTTCTTTTTCTGAGCTCTGGTTCTTTAAAATCTCCTCCATTATCAAGTGACCTAGATTGATCCTCAAACTGTTAGTGACAGCATACCCTATCACTTGAGTTAGCCTCGACAATCCATGAAAGCCGGAAATCTTCGGAGCGAAGGAGTGGGAGAGAATAGTGAAGTGCAGGTTCTATTCTTTAGGTAGATACTTGGGCTCAGAAACAGAAATTGAGCAAATCATCCTTTGACGGCTCCTCCTCAAAGTTTTCTGTCGGGAAGTGAAGAGCTTCGTTGATGTCATTTTCAGTTATTACAACTTTTTTCCCTTGGACGTTGAATCGGAACGCCAATGGATCTCTATTAGATGAATTTTTAACTTTGGTGTGCACCTGTCTTAAAAGATCAAAATATAAAGGAACATTAGCAGTAAAGGCGTAAGACACCATTGAGCCTTCATTTAGAAAACGGATCCATTTTTGAAAAATGCTAGTTTGTGATAGATCAGTTTCTAAATTTGACAAAaaatagtttttttttaatttcaaaattagcAGCCATtttaattaaaatgaatgataattttttttaaaaaaattctaatTTACGTCGACACAAATTTTCGGAAAAATACGAACCGAACAcgaaaaattaaaatttctcaAAATGAAATGAAATTTAAGTAGGATGTTCTTTGAGGAATTCTAAGaccaaattttatttttaataatttttataaattttaaaacttatCCAAACTTGTGTTCAAAGATTCGAGATCtagaaaataattttcagaaaaatcaAACCAAATTTCACAAAATTATTGTCAAACGAAAGCTCTGGGTTTGTAGGTCCTGAATATGGTCTCAAATCTAAATTTGGATAACAACAAGTTTGTCTTTTGTTCAGTTGAAAATCACTGATCTAATTGGCGCACTATGTGTGTATTtttgtgtatgtatatatatgggGCGCAAGATATGAGAATAAACAAAATAGGGTTTAAAAGAAATTATTTATACTAATACAGATAATAATATAAacaattaacaaaacaaaaaaatataAGTCCTATAGGGCATC from Apium graveolens cultivar Ventura chromosome 5, ASM990537v1, whole genome shotgun sequence includes the following:
- the LOC141724643 gene encoding uncharacterized protein LOC141724643, with amino-acid sequence MITTEATTIVEDVYMPGATVIDVLQGEKPLLGSLSQQGETIELGSSYAGETCNESCTPLELTSVEALISMSRTQSQGVHCEVATTSVVESTIVTVGLTVGVSEKSLPSQAFERGVNPSMPFTAGFNTLAPPRILTSALEQGSSYTRCVPERQLADNSSLKGDESVQDFIAGTSTTAAIDVCVRETVPEPVSDTLHHKQPNQSVSEMRETP